One window of Nymphaea colorata isolate Beijing-Zhang1983 chromosome 1, ASM883128v2, whole genome shotgun sequence genomic DNA carries:
- the LOC116246081 gene encoding disease resistance protein RGA2-like — protein MVMVIDTLAETAISNLLGAVTSLLKEKVDLIRNAKDDLRKLNRKLERLQKDLKATDCKPFFSTERDRDLEIELKDIFYDAQDIIEEYQNIVYLSKREKDSMTSLNKVRKPWITLCSCFKEHVSASYQLGNEIKKINQRLDEIENDSKMVDLLNTTPKESGGGGPIGDEHNNPPETTHHISTAQPPIGRANDKEKVKELLFDGSTENSVLGRRGVSIVSIVGQGGIGKSTLAKMVFKEAEEQFGKHRWWVCVSDKPNRTGLLQKILKEVCKESERELEGITSLSDLCTQLQSELSKSRFLLVLDDVWELGWWTGEIENTLMGGAKASKILITSRNVEVSQGIGAKMHKLPEMTFEESWRLFLDVALKEESELVSHNLKGIGERIVAKCGGLPLVIQTVGSLMRTKRMTKAVWESIEKSEIWEWKMPASSPSSEIYGSILPGLMLSYDGLSHDLKKTEYKEIKLHDILHDLASYIGGKEYTHAFATGHTRHLSLLGVYDAEAAMNYNALGAANKVRTLLTEYLSLLELTNFKWLRMLSLISCQMDELPNSIGCLSLLKCLDLFRSQVRRLPKSIGKLCNLQTLDLSFSQIEELPEEMGELCNLRYLGLKGTACLEFIAEGLGKLTNLRTLHKFLVCDDKGDTRGCSIGELKDLKKLRGELLIEGLGGERVKVIDAKKAQLKEKHELNDVELKFKVGEDDKVDSASEHKNLLEALEPPHGIERLGIYDYEGDRPAWFLDTTNYVELQTLRLERCPLLATVVGIQSLEKLEVRACPTLCELPSMPFLKSLEVNGCNGLKTLANMPALQSLEVDKCGSLEEIAEMPALRSLWVYGCNMLKTLANMPALESSEVRECGSLEEVAEMPTLESLFVIDCGSLEHVAEMPALRSLTVFGCNMLKTLANMPSLESLEVDEGGSLEEIAEMPALKSLRLCGCNGLETLANMPASLELLDVRDCNALKQLPTHLPSLEELRVWNVANWEGWPAAGSGETTFTSMPCLREADFTNCPKMQTEGLIDELAGLDGQATQLQELTVCDCPNARLGWKLLQQLPNLIKLTLNSESAVLPSEVSTILPSLKALHLKDNNTGELKWGKVPDWVWALSQLEELCLGCFTEDISLGGHWQCLLKLRNLELYDFPNLKSLVDVNNITPQQKETCPTYAKQRIACLSKLQKLFISRCPALDLPQELRDHLGERLIERDD, from the exons atcgaagaaTACCAAAACATAGTTTATCTcagcaaaagggagaaggattctATGACTTCATTgaacaaggtaagaaagccCTGGATCACTCTGTGCTCTTGCTTTAAAGAACATGTATCTGCTTCTTACCAACTAGgcaatgaaattaaaaagataaaCCAAAGGCTTGATGAAATAGAAAACGATAGTAAAATGGTGGATTTGCTCAATACAACACCAAAAGAGAGTGGTGGTGGGGGTCCTATTGGTGATGAACATAACAATCCTCCAGAGACAACCCATCACATAAGTACTGCACAACCACCCATAGGCAGGGCAAACGATAaggagaaagtaaaagaactatTGTTTGATGGCTCTACGGAGAATAGTGTGTTAGGAAGACgtggtgtttctattgtatccatTGTAGGTCAAGGTGGGATTGGGAAAAgtactcttgcaaaaatggtttttaaggAAGCCGAAGAACAGTTCGGGAAACACagatggtgggtttgtgtttcagataAGCCAAACCGTACAGGTTTGCTGCAAAAGATACTAAAGGAAGTATGCAAGGAATCAGAAAGAGAACTTGAGGGTATCACTTCCTTGAGTGACTTGTGCACACAATTACAGAGTGAGCTCTCGAAGAGCAGGTTTTTGTTGGTCTTAGATGATGTGTGGGAATTAGGTTGGTGGACGGGAGAGATAGAGAACACCCTGATGGGAGGTGCAAAGGCgagcaagattttgatcaccaGTAGAAATGTTGAAGTATCCCAAGGGATTGGtgctaaaatgcataaattaCCAGAAATGACTTTCGAGGAAAGTTGGAGGTTATTTCTGGATGTGGcattgaaagaagaaagtgaGTTGGTGAGTCACAATTTGAAAGGTATTGGGGAGAGGATCGTGGccaagtgtggtgggttgccgcTTGTAATCCAAACGGTAGGGTCCTTAATGCGTACAAAAAGGATGACCAAAGCTGTCTGGGAAAGCATTGAGAAGAGTGAGATctgggaatggaagatgcctgcCTCATCACCATCTTCTGAAATATATGGTagcattcttcctggtctcatgctgagctatgaTGGCTTGTCACAtgatttgaaga aaactgaatataAGGAAATCAAactgcatgacattttgcatgaccttgcctcgTATATAGGTGGAAAGGAATATACCCATGCCTTTGCTACTGGGCACACCCGCCATCTATCACTACTTGGTGTATATGATGCAGAAGCGGCCATGAACTATAATGCCTTAGGAGCAGCAAATAAGGTGCGGACATTGTTGACTGAATACTTGTCATTGTTGGAAttaaccaatttcaagtggttgaggatGTTGTCGTTGATTAGTTGTCAGATGGATGAGCTACCAAACTCCATTGGATgcctttcacttctaaaatgtCTCGATCTATTCCGGTCTCAAGTGAGACGATTGCCCAAGTCAATTGGCAaactctgtaacttgcaaacattggatttaagtttTAGTCAAATTGAAGAGTTGCCTGAGGAAATGGGTGAACtatgcaacttgaggtatcttgggctgaaagGAACAGCGTGTTTGGAATTCATAGctgaaggcttggggaagcttaccaatttacggaccttgcataAGTTTctggtatgcgatgacaaaggggacacaaGAGGATGCAGTATTggggaactaaaagacttgaagaaACTGAGAGGGGAATTGTTAATAGAAGGTTTGGGTGGGGaaagggtgaaagtaattgatgcaaaGAAAGCacagcttaaggagaagcatgagCTAAATGATGTGGAATTAAAGTTCAAGGTGGGAGAGGATGACAAAGTGGATAGTGCTTCTGAACACAAGAATTTGCTagaggctttggaacctccacatggcatagagaggttggGAATTTATGATTATGAAGGAGATAGGCCTGCGTGGTTTTTGGACACCACCAACTATGTGGAGCTGCAGACACTACGCCTAGAACGTTGCCCATTGTTGGCAACGGTGGTAGGAATTCAATCATTGGAAAAATTGGAGGTCAGGGCCTGCCCGACATTGTGTGAATTGCCAAGCATGCCTTTTCTAAAGTCATTGGAGGTAAACGGATGTAATGGGCTGAAGACCCTCGCTAATATGCCGGCCTTGCAGTCGTTGGAGGTGGATAAATGTGGCAGCCTAGAGGAAATAGCTGAGATGCCTGCACTCAGATCACTGTGGGTGTATGGATGTAATATGCTGAAGACTCTGGCTAATATGCCGGCCTTGGAGTCATCGGAGGTGAGAGAATGTGGCAGCCTAGAGGAAGTAGCTGAGATGCCTACTTTGGAGTCGTTGTTCGTGATAGATTGTGGCAGCCTAGAGCATGTAGCTGAGATGCCTGCACTCAGGTCATTGACTGTGTTCGGATGTAATATGCTGAAGACTCTTGCTAACATGCCGTccttggagtcgttggaggtgGATGAAGGTGGCAGCCTAGAGGAAATAGCTGagatgcctgctctcaagtcgttgagGTTGTGCGGATGTAATGGGCTGGAGACTCTTGCTAACATGCCTGCCTCCTTGGAGTTGCTGGATGTGAGAGATTGTAACGCTCTGAAGCAGCTCCCTActcaccttccttcacttgaggaaCTGAGAGTATGGAATGTGGCTAACTGGGAGGGGTGGCCAGCAGCTGGATCAGGAGAAACAACATTTACATCTATGCCATGCCTAAGAGAGGCGGATTTTACTAATTGTCCcaagatgcagacagaaggcttgatTGATGAGCTGGCAGGGCTTGATGGTCAAGCGACTCAACTCCAAGAGCTGACAGTGTGTGATTGCCCAaatgcaagattgggatggaaattgcttcaACAACTGCCTAACCTCATTAAGTTAACGTTGAATTCAGAATCAGCAGTACTGCCATCGGAGGTATCAACAATTTTACCCTCCCTCAAGGCTCTACATTTGAAGGACAACAATACTGGTGAGCTGAAATGGGGAAAGGTGCCTGACTGGGTGTGGgctctctcccaactggaggaaTTGTGCCTAGGATGTTTCactgaggacatcagcttgggaggccactggcaatgcctcctgAAACTAAGAAACCTAGAGCTTTATGACTTCCCCAATCTCAAATCTCTTGTGGACGTCAATaatattactccccaacaaaaagaaacatgtcCCACCTATGCAAAGCAACGGATtgcctgcctctcgaagcttcAAAAGTTGTTTATTTCCAGATGCCCCGCACTCGATCTGCCTCAGGAGTTGAGAGACCATCTTGGAGAAAGGTTAATAGAAAGAGATGATTAG